In Pseudomonas lalkuanensis, the following are encoded in one genomic region:
- a CDS encoding BCCT family transporter, producing MSNNNKKDMFLITASLIAVALTVIGLAAFPAESEAMANRLFEISTRTFGTTVQLFVFGTALAVLYLAFSKYGNIRLGNGKPEYTNMTWVFMFICAGMGSSTLYWGVMEWAYYYQTPGLNIAAGSREALDFSVSYSFFHWGISAWSLYALSSLALAYHFHVRKKSGLGLASIIEAVTGFRANGPVGRLVDLIFLLTMFGALTVSLALTASTLTRGLSGLTGIPDTFVTQLVVIGVVAVIFSLSSYIGIDGGMQRLSKMVCVGALAFAGVVFLVGPTQFTLNNTANAIGLMIQNYVHMSLFTDPAGDGAFTRNWTVFYWLWWVSYAPGVAMFVTRVSKGRKIKEVVAALLLGGSVGCWFFFGALESYSMHQFITGAIDVPRILSEQGGETAVEMLLTALPFGKVFLAVYLFIMAVFCASHMDAAAYAVAATSTRNLQEGQDPTPTHRLFWCVMLTLIPLAMLFAKASLSTMKTAVVLTAIPFLVILLTKIYGFFKWMIQDYGSMPAHLIEEEAVRRGLDESVEPPKAEEGVRLSTATAQ from the coding sequence ATGTCCAACAACAATAAGAAAGACATGTTCTTGATCACGGCGAGCCTGATTGCCGTGGCCCTGACCGTGATCGGCCTTGCTGCGTTCCCTGCCGAGTCGGAGGCCATGGCCAACCGGCTCTTCGAGATTTCCACCCGCACCTTCGGCACCACCGTGCAGCTGTTCGTGTTCGGCACTGCCCTTGCCGTGCTGTACCTGGCGTTCAGCAAGTACGGCAACATCCGCTTGGGCAACGGCAAGCCCGAGTACACGAACATGACCTGGGTGTTCATGTTCATCTGCGCCGGCATGGGCTCCTCGACCCTCTACTGGGGCGTGATGGAGTGGGCGTACTACTACCAGACCCCTGGCCTGAACATCGCTGCCGGCAGCCGCGAAGCGCTGGACTTCAGCGTCAGCTATTCCTTCTTCCACTGGGGCATCAGCGCCTGGTCGCTCTATGCGCTGTCGTCGCTGGCGCTCGCCTATCACTTCCACGTGCGCAAGAAGAGCGGTCTGGGCCTGGCTTCGATCATCGAAGCGGTCACCGGCTTCCGCGCCAATGGGCCGGTTGGCCGTCTGGTGGACCTGATCTTCCTGCTCACCATGTTCGGCGCGCTGACCGTCTCCCTGGCGCTCACCGCTTCCACCCTGACTCGCGGCCTGTCCGGCCTCACCGGCATTCCGGATACTTTCGTCACCCAACTGGTGGTGATCGGCGTCGTGGCGGTGATCTTCTCCCTGAGCTCCTACATCGGCATTGACGGCGGCATGCAGCGCCTGTCGAAGATGGTGTGCGTCGGCGCCCTGGCCTTCGCTGGCGTGGTGTTCCTGGTCGGTCCGACCCAGTTCACCCTGAACAACACCGCCAATGCCATCGGCCTGATGATCCAGAACTACGTGCACATGAGCCTGTTCACCGACCCGGCGGGCGACGGTGCCTTCACCCGCAACTGGACGGTGTTCTACTGGCTGTGGTGGGTGTCCTACGCGCCGGGCGTGGCGATGTTCGTGACCCGCGTATCCAAGGGCCGCAAGATCAAGGAAGTGGTCGCCGCGCTGCTGCTCGGCGGGAGCGTGGGCTGCTGGTTCTTCTTCGGCGCACTGGAAAGCTACAGCATGCACCAGTTCATCACCGGCGCCATCGACGTGCCGCGCATTCTCAGCGAGCAGGGCGGTGAGACCGCCGTGGAAATGCTCCTGACGGCGCTGCCCTTCGGCAAGGTGTTCCTGGCGGTGTACCTGTTCATCATGGCGGTGTTCTGCGCCTCCCACATGGACGCAGCGGCCTACGCCGTGGCGGCCACCAGCACCCGCAACCTGCAAGAAGGCCAGGACCCGACCCCGACCCACCGCCTGTTCTGGTGCGTGATGCTGACCCTGATCCCGCTGGCCATGCTGTTCGCCAAGGCGTCGCTGTCGACCATGAAGACCGCCGTGGTGCTGACCGCGATCCCCTTCCTGGTGATCCTGCTGACCAAGATCTACGGCTTCTTCAAGTGGATGATCCAGGACTACGGCAGCATGCCAGCCCACCTGATCGAGGAAGAAGCGGTACGCCGCGGCCTGGACGAAAGCGTCGAGCCGCCGAAAGCGGAGGAAGGCGTGCGCCTGAGCACCGCCACCGCACAGTGA
- a CDS encoding PDR/VanB family oxidoreductase has product MANSYEMMSARVTAVEQATPQIKRFTLERADGQPLPAFTGGSHIIVQMKGADGRQFSNAYSLMSDPADTSSYQIGVRLEEQSKGGSAFMHQQVEVGTELVISSPNNLFAIDPAAGRHVLIAGGIGITPFLAQLPELRAQGARYELHYAFRSPEHGAFQGELADGPHAQQVRFYVDSLGTSLNLAGLIGGLDADAHVYVCGPKPLIDAVIATAKAQGIPDARVHWEQFAAAPATGGAFTVVLAQSGRELQVEEGMTILQAIEKSNAAQVECLCREGVCGTCETRILEGEAEHFDQYLSDDEKAAQQTMMLCVSRAKGQRLVLDL; this is encoded by the coding sequence ATGGCCAACTCCTATGAAATGATGTCTGCCCGCGTGACCGCGGTGGAACAGGCGACCCCCCAGATCAAGCGCTTCACCCTGGAGCGCGCCGACGGCCAGCCGTTGCCGGCCTTTACCGGCGGCAGTCACATCATCGTGCAGATGAAGGGCGCCGACGGCCGCCAGTTCAGTAACGCCTACTCGCTGATGAGCGACCCGGCCGACACCTCCAGCTACCAGATCGGCGTGCGCCTGGAAGAACAGTCCAAGGGCGGTTCGGCCTTCATGCACCAGCAGGTCGAAGTGGGCACCGAGCTGGTCATCTCCAGCCCCAACAACCTCTTCGCCATCGACCCGGCCGCTGGCAGGCACGTGCTGATCGCCGGTGGCATCGGCATCACGCCGTTCCTCGCCCAGCTCCCCGAGTTGCGCGCCCAGGGCGCCCGCTACGAACTGCATTACGCCTTCCGCAGCCCGGAACACGGCGCCTTCCAGGGTGAACTGGCCGACGGCCCGCACGCCCAGCAGGTGCGCTTCTATGTCGACAGCCTGGGTACCTCGCTGAACCTGGCCGGACTCATCGGCGGCCTGGACGCGGATGCCCATGTCTACGTCTGCGGTCCCAAGCCGCTGATCGACGCGGTGATCGCCACCGCCAAGGCCCAGGGCATCCCCGACGCTCGTGTGCACTGGGAACAGTTCGCCGCCGCACCGGCCACCGGTGGCGCCTTCACGGTGGTGCTGGCCCAGTCCGGCCGCGAGCTGCAGGTGGAGGAGGGCATGACCATCCTCCAGGCCATCGAGAAATCCAACGCCGCCCAGGTGGAATGCCTGTGCCGCGAGGGTGTTTGCGGCACCTGCGAGACCCGCATCCTCGAAGGGGAAGCCGAACACTTCGACCAGTACCTCTCCGATGACGAGAAAGCCGCCCAGCAGACCATGATGCTGTGCGTCTCCCGCGCGAAGGGGCAGCGTCTTGTTCTAGACCTGTAA
- a CDS encoding amino acid permease: MNPEGQHGSTHQDDDVKLLHSMGYAQELSRRMGGFSNFAISFSIICILSGGINSLAQGTSGAGGAAIGIGWPLGCMISGVFAVAMAQIASAYPTAGGLYHWGSILGNRFTGWLTAWFNLLGLVTVLGAINVGTYYFFFGSFGPMLGMEDTITTRIIFLAILTGGQALCNHFGIGLTAKLTDFSGYLIFATAIALTIVCLAAAPGYEFSRLWTFGNFSGAAGGNVWPEVSNSWIFLLGLLLPIYTITGYDASAHTSEETVQAAHSVPRGMVMSVVWSLLFGWLMLSAFVLMLPSMEEAAAQGWNVFFWAMDTQVNSTVKELLYLAIFISQILCGLATVTSVSRMIFAFARDGGLPASRALASVSPAHRTPVAAIWTGAALAVLFVWGSSLVSIGETPVYTIVVSCTVIFLFFSFVIPIVLGLFTFGTAKWPRMGPWNLGRGLFSLVAILSIISMALIFIIGIQPPNDWALYITIGFLILTGIVWFAFEARRFQGPPIGDMIAKRQADIAAAEEALNQ, from the coding sequence ATGAATCCTGAAGGCCAACACGGCTCCACGCATCAGGACGATGACGTCAAGCTGTTGCACAGCATGGGCTATGCCCAGGAGCTGTCGCGACGCATGGGCGGCTTCTCCAACTTCGCCATTTCCTTCTCCATCATCTGCATCCTGTCCGGCGGCATCAACTCGCTGGCCCAGGGCACCTCCGGCGCCGGTGGCGCAGCCATCGGCATCGGCTGGCCCCTGGGCTGCATGATTTCCGGTGTGTTCGCCGTGGCCATGGCGCAGATCGCCTCGGCCTATCCCACGGCCGGTGGGCTGTACCACTGGGGGTCGATTCTCGGCAACCGCTTCACCGGCTGGCTCACCGCCTGGTTCAACCTGCTGGGCCTGGTGACCGTGCTGGGGGCGATCAACGTCGGCACCTATTACTTCTTCTTCGGTTCCTTCGGGCCAATGCTGGGGATGGAAGACACCATCACCACGCGCATCATCTTCCTCGCCATCCTCACCGGCGGGCAGGCGCTCTGTAACCACTTCGGCATCGGGCTCACGGCGAAGCTCACGGACTTTTCCGGCTACCTGATCTTCGCCACGGCCATCGCCCTGACCATCGTCTGCCTGGCGGCCGCGCCAGGTTACGAGTTCTCCCGGCTGTGGACCTTCGGCAACTTCTCCGGCGCGGCCGGTGGCAACGTCTGGCCGGAAGTGTCCAACAGCTGGATCTTCCTCCTCGGCCTGCTACTGCCGATCTACACCATCACCGGCTACGACGCTTCGGCCCACACCTCGGAAGAAACCGTGCAGGCGGCCCATTCGGTGCCGCGCGGCATGGTGATGTCGGTGGTCTGGTCGCTGCTGTTCGGCTGGCTGATGTTGAGCGCCTTCGTGCTGATGCTGCCAAGCATGGAAGAGGCGGCGGCCCAGGGCTGGAACGTGTTCTTCTGGGCCATGGACACCCAGGTGAATTCGACGGTGAAGGAACTGCTCTACCTGGCCATCTTCATTTCGCAGATTCTCTGCGGCCTGGCCACCGTGACCTCGGTATCGCGGATGATCTTCGCCTTCGCCCGTGACGGCGGGCTGCCAGCGTCCCGGGCGCTGGCCAGCGTTTCGCCGGCCCACCGCACCCCGGTGGCGGCTATCTGGACCGGCGCCGCCCTCGCGGTGCTGTTCGTCTGGGGTTCGTCGCTGGTGTCCATCGGCGAGACGCCGGTCTACACCATCGTGGTGTCGTGCACCGTGATCTTCCTGTTCTTCTCCTTCGTCATCCCGATCGTGCTCGGGCTGTTCACCTTCGGCACGGCCAAGTGGCCGCGCATGGGCCCGTGGAATCTCGGGCGCGGCCTGTTCTCGCTGGTGGCGATCCTGTCGATCATCTCGATGGCGCTGATCTTCATCATCGGCATCCAGCCGCCCAACGACTGGGCGCTGTACATCACCATCGGCTTCCTGATCCTCACCGGGATCGTCTGGTTCGCCTTCGAGGCACGGCGCTTCCAGGGGCCGCCGATCGGCGACATGATCGCCAAGCGCCAGGCGGATATCGCTGCGGCGGAAGAGGCGTTGAACCAGTGA
- a CDS encoding glutamine synthetase family protein → MSEPLLSFDELKQAVASGEIDTVLACMVDMQGRLVGKRFQAEFFVDSAFEETHCCNYLLADDIDMEPVPGYAAASWSKGYGDFVLKPDMSTLRRVPWLDCTALVLCDVLDHHHREDLPHSPRAILRKQVARLAERGYTGMFASELEFYLFDESYDAIHRRNYSHPKTASHYIEDYSILQTTREEPVLRAIRKHLQACGVPVENSKGEWGPGQEEINVRYADALTMADRHAIIKHACKEIAYQQGKSITFMSKWRYDLAGSSCHIHSSLWDKKGKKPMFYDPKDEFGMSKLMRGWVAGQLKYASEVTYFLAPYINSYKRFQAGTFAPTRAVWSRDNRTAGFRLCAEGSKSVRIECRIGGADLNPYLAFAALIAAGLAGIDEQLELAAPFEGDAYMNDQLPEVDKTLREATAALKGSAMLRKAFGDEVVDHYVHTAEWEQKEYDRRITDWELQRGFERY, encoded by the coding sequence ATGAGCGAACCTCTCCTCAGCTTCGACGAACTCAAGCAAGCCGTTGCCAGCGGCGAGATCGACACGGTGCTGGCCTGCATGGTGGACATGCAGGGACGATTGGTTGGCAAACGCTTCCAGGCTGAATTCTTTGTCGACAGCGCCTTCGAGGAGACGCACTGCTGCAACTACCTGCTGGCTGACGACATCGACATGGAGCCGGTGCCGGGCTACGCAGCGGCGAGCTGGAGCAAGGGCTACGGCGACTTCGTGCTGAAGCCCGACATGAGCACCCTGCGCCGGGTGCCCTGGCTGGACTGCACGGCGCTGGTGCTCTGCGATGTACTCGACCATCACCACCGCGAAGACCTGCCCCACAGTCCGCGCGCCATTCTCCGCAAGCAGGTGGCCAGGCTTGCCGAGCGTGGCTATACGGGCATGTTCGCCTCGGAGCTGGAGTTCTATCTGTTCGACGAGAGCTACGACGCCATCCACAGGCGCAACTACAGCCATCCGAAGACGGCATCGCATTACATCGAGGACTACAGCATCCTCCAGACCACCCGCGAGGAACCGGTATTGCGGGCGATCCGCAAGCACCTGCAGGCCTGCGGGGTGCCGGTGGAGAACTCGAAAGGGGAGTGGGGGCCGGGGCAGGAAGAGATCAACGTCCGCTACGCCGACGCCCTGACCATGGCCGACCGCCACGCCATCATCAAGCACGCCTGCAAGGAGATCGCCTACCAGCAGGGCAAGTCGATCACTTTCATGTCCAAGTGGCGCTATGACCTGGCCGGCTCCAGTTGCCACATCCACAGCTCGCTCTGGGACAAGAAAGGCAAGAAGCCGATGTTCTACGATCCCAAGGACGAGTTCGGCATGTCGAAGCTGATGCGTGGCTGGGTGGCCGGGCAGCTCAAGTACGCCAGCGAAGTCACCTATTTCCTCGCGCCCTACATCAACTCCTACAAGCGCTTCCAGGCCGGTACCTTCGCCCCGACCCGAGCGGTCTGGAGTCGTGACAACCGCACCGCCGGCTTCCGCCTCTGCGCCGAGGGCAGCAAGTCGGTGCGCATCGAGTGCCGCATCGGCGGCGCCGACCTCAACCCCTATCTCGCCTTCGCCGCGCTGATCGCCGCGGGGCTGGCGGGCATCGACGAACAACTCGAACTGGCAGCCCCCTTCGAGGGCGATGCCTACATGAACGACCAGCTGCCGGAAGTCGACAAGACCCTGCGCGAGGCCACGGCCGCCCTCAAGGGCTCGGCCATGCTGCGCAAGGCGTTTGGTGACGAGGTGGTCGACCACTACGTGCACACCGCCGAGTGGGAGCAGAAGGAGTACGACCGGCGTATCACCGACTGGGAGCTGCAGCGCGGCTTCGAGCGTTACTGA
- a CDS encoding tartrate dehydrogenase, with product MNKKTFKIAAIPGDGIGNEVLPEGLRVVEAAARKWGLDLSFETIEWASCDYYLQHGKMMPDDWFERLKGFDALYFGAVGWPDKVPDHISLWGSLLKFRRDFDQYVNIRPVRLFPGVPCPLAGREPGDIDFVVIRENTEGEYSSLGGRMFEGTEHEFVLQESVFTRRGVDRILKYAFDLAQTRERKQLTAATKSNGMAVSMPYWDERVAAMAEKYPEIKWDKQHIDILCARFVLQPDRFDVVVASNLFGDILSDLGPACAGTIGIAPSANLNPERNFPSLFEPVHGSAPDIYGRNIANPIAMIWSGALMLDFLGNGDERYKAAHDGILRAIEQVIAEGPVTPDLGGKASTQEVGKAVADAL from the coding sequence ATGAACAAGAAGACATTCAAGATCGCCGCCATCCCCGGCGACGGCATCGGCAACGAAGTTCTCCCCGAGGGCCTGCGGGTCGTCGAAGCGGCGGCCCGCAAGTGGGGCCTGGACCTTTCCTTCGAGACCATCGAGTGGGCCAGCTGCGACTACTACCTGCAGCATGGCAAGATGATGCCGGACGACTGGTTCGAGCGCCTGAAGGGCTTCGACGCCCTCTACTTTGGCGCCGTGGGCTGGCCGGACAAGGTGCCCGACCACATTTCCCTCTGGGGCTCGCTGCTGAAGTTCCGCCGCGATTTCGACCAGTACGTGAACATCCGCCCGGTGCGCCTATTCCCCGGCGTGCCGTGCCCGCTGGCCGGTCGTGAGCCCGGCGATATCGATTTCGTGGTGATCCGCGAGAACACCGAAGGCGAGTACTCCTCCCTGGGTGGGCGCATGTTCGAAGGCACCGAGCATGAGTTCGTGCTGCAGGAGTCGGTGTTCACCCGTCGTGGTGTCGATCGCATCCTCAAGTACGCCTTCGACCTGGCCCAGACCCGCGAGCGCAAGCAGCTGACCGCCGCCACCAAATCCAACGGCATGGCGGTGAGCATGCCCTACTGGGACGAGCGGGTGGCCGCGATGGCCGAGAAGTACCCTGAGATCAAGTGGGACAAGCAGCACATCGACATCCTCTGCGCACGCTTCGTACTGCAGCCGGATCGCTTCGACGTGGTGGTGGCCTCCAACCTGTTCGGCGACATTCTCTCCGACCTGGGCCCGGCCTGTGCCGGCACCATCGGTATCGCGCCGTCGGCCAACCTCAACCCGGAGCGCAACTTCCCGTCGCTGTTCGAGCCGGTGCACGGTTCGGCCCCGGACATCTACGGCCGCAACATCGCCAACCCCATCGCCATGATCTGGTCCGGCGCGTTGATGCTGGATTTCCTCGGCAACGGCGACGAGCGCTACAAGGCCGCCCACGACGGCATCCTGCGTGCCATCGAGCAAGTGATCGCCGAAGGCCCGGTGACGCCGGACCTGGGCGGCAAGGCCTCGACCCAGGAAGTGGGCAAGGCCGTCGCTGACGCACTGTAA
- the gabD gene encoding NADP-dependent succinate-semialdehyde dehydrogenase, whose amino-acid sequence MNLKDNDLFRQQAFIAGTWCDADDGRTVDVTDPASGELLGRVPNMGGSETLRAIEAADAALPAWRARTAKERAQILRRWFELMLRHEDDLARLMTLEQGKPLAEAVGEIRYAASFIEWFAEEGKRIYGDVIPSPAGDKRLVVVKQGIGVCAAITPWNFPSAMITRKVAPALAAGCTIVVKPANETPFSALALAELAKRAGVPDGVLSIVTGDAVAIGAQLTSHPLVRKLSFTGSTPVGRLLMGQCAPTIKKVSLELGGNAPFIVFDDADIDAAVEGALVAKYRNAGQTCVCVNRFYVHDAVYDAFAERFAARVRGLRVGHGLEGATQIGPLITGKALDKVQSLIADAVEKGADILVGGDGHELGGNFLQPTVLTGVAPGMQLLDEEIFGPVAPLVRFSSDEEVVRFANDTLYGLAAYFYSRDIGRVWKIAEQLEYGMVGINTGLISNEVAPFGGVKQSGLGREGSKYGIEDYLEMKYLCLAV is encoded by the coding sequence GTGAACCTGAAAGACAACGACCTGTTCCGCCAGCAGGCCTTCATCGCCGGCACCTGGTGCGACGCCGACGACGGCCGCACGGTGGACGTGACCGACCCGGCCAGCGGCGAGCTGCTGGGCCGCGTGCCGAACATGGGCGGCAGTGAAACCCTGCGCGCCATCGAGGCCGCCGACGCCGCGCTGCCGGCCTGGCGTGCCCGCACCGCCAAGGAACGCGCGCAGATCCTGCGCCGCTGGTTCGAGCTGATGCTCCGGCACGAAGACGACCTGGCACGCCTGATGACCCTGGAGCAAGGCAAACCGCTTGCCGAAGCCGTGGGCGAAATCCGCTATGCCGCGTCCTTCATCGAGTGGTTCGCCGAAGAGGGGAAGCGCATCTATGGCGACGTGATTCCTTCGCCGGCCGGCGACAAGCGCCTGGTGGTGGTCAAGCAGGGCATCGGTGTTTGCGCCGCCATCACGCCCTGGAACTTCCCATCGGCCATGATCACCCGCAAGGTGGCGCCGGCCCTGGCGGCGGGCTGCACCATCGTGGTCAAGCCGGCCAACGAGACCCCGTTCTCCGCCCTGGCACTGGCCGAACTGGCGAAACGCGCAGGCGTGCCGGACGGCGTGCTCAGCATCGTCACCGGCGATGCGGTGGCCATCGGTGCCCAGCTCACCAGCCACCCGCTGGTGCGCAAGCTGAGCTTCACCGGCTCCACGCCAGTAGGCCGCCTGCTGATGGGCCAGTGCGCACCCACCATCAAGAAGGTTTCCCTGGAGCTGGGCGGTAACGCGCCCTTCATCGTCTTCGACGACGCGGATATCGATGCCGCCGTGGAAGGGGCGTTGGTCGCCAAGTACCGCAACGCCGGCCAGACCTGCGTCTGCGTCAACCGCTTCTACGTGCATGACGCCGTCTACGACGCCTTCGCCGAGCGCTTCGCCGCCCGCGTGCGCGGCCTGCGCGTCGGTCACGGCCTGGAAGGCGCGACCCAGATCGGTCCGCTGATCACCGGCAAGGCGCTGGACAAGGTGCAGAGCCTGATCGCCGACGCGGTGGAGAAGGGCGCCGATATCCTGGTGGGCGGCGATGGCCACGAACTGGGCGGCAACTTCCTGCAGCCCACGGTGCTGACCGGCGTGGCGCCGGGCATGCAGCTGCTGGACGAGGAAATCTTCGGCCCGGTGGCGCCCCTGGTGCGCTTCTCCTCAGATGAAGAAGTGGTGCGCTTCGCCAACGACACCCTCTACGGCCTGGCGGCCTACTTCTACAGCCGCGACATCGGCCGCGTGTGGAAGATCGCCGAGCAGCTGGAGTACGGCATGGTCGGCATCAACACCGGCCTGATCTCCAACGAGGTGGCTCCCTTCGGTGGCGTCAAGCAGTCCGGCCTTGGCCGCGAAGGCTCGAAATACGGCATCGAGGACTACCTGGAAATGAAGTACCTGTGCCTCGCTGTCTGA
- a CDS encoding aromatic ring-hydroxylating oxygenase subunit alpha, translating into MNDIQRLPADFCANADEAYTIPASYYTRPEVFDFEKEKIFANSWVCVGHRSEVAENNAYITREYIGESIIVVRGRDAELRAFYNVCPHRGHQLLQGDGKAKNVITCPYHAWTFKLDGELAHARNCDHVANFDKANSSLVQLRVEEYAGFIFVNMNKDAGSVEEQLPGLEARLRQACPVVDDLHLAARFVTETPANWKSIVDNYMECYHCAPAHPGFSDSVDVGQYTHTMHGNWSLQYGLAKPSEKSFKFDESVKDPSFSGFWVWPCTMFNAPPGGNFMTVIYEFPVSAEVTLQHYDIYFLNKDITPEQQSLIEWYRDVFRPEDLRLVESVQKGLKSRGYRGQGRIMVDSQRSGQSEHGIAHFHNLIAVAHLDR; encoded by the coding sequence ATGAACGATATCCAACGCCTCCCTGCCGACTTCTGTGCCAACGCCGATGAGGCCTACACCATTCCTGCCAGCTACTACACCCGTCCGGAAGTCTTCGATTTCGAAAAGGAGAAGATATTCGCCAACAGCTGGGTCTGCGTCGGCCATCGCAGCGAAGTGGCAGAGAACAACGCTTACATCACCCGCGAGTACATCGGCGAGAGCATCATCGTCGTGCGCGGCCGCGACGCTGAACTGCGCGCCTTCTATAACGTCTGCCCGCACCGTGGCCACCAGTTGCTGCAGGGCGACGGCAAGGCGAAGAACGTCATCACCTGCCCGTACCATGCCTGGACCTTCAAGCTCGACGGCGAGCTGGCCCATGCGCGCAACTGCGACCACGTCGCCAACTTCGACAAGGCCAACTCCAGCCTGGTGCAGCTGCGCGTGGAGGAGTACGCCGGCTTCATCTTCGTCAACATGAACAAGGACGCCGGCTCCGTAGAAGAGCAGCTGCCGGGCCTCGAAGCCCGCCTGCGCCAGGCCTGCCCGGTGGTGGACGACCTGCACCTGGCGGCCCGTTTCGTCACCGAGACCCCGGCCAACTGGAAGTCCATCGTCGACAACTACATGGAGTGCTACCACTGCGCCCCGGCCCACCCGGGCTTCTCCGACTCCGTCGATGTCGGCCAGTACACCCACACCATGCACGGCAACTGGTCGCTGCAGTACGGCCTGGCCAAACCGTCGGAGAAGTCCTTCAAGTTCGACGAGTCGGTGAAGGACCCGTCCTTCAGCGGCTTCTGGGTCTGGCCCTGCACCATGTTCAACGCGCCGCCTGGCGGCAACTTCATGACCGTGATCTACGAGTTCCCGGTCAGCGCCGAAGTGACCCTGCAGCACTACGACATCTACTTCCTGAACAAGGACATCACCCCCGAGCAGCAGTCGCTGATCGAGTGGTACCGCGACGTGTTCCGTCCGGAAGACCTGCGCCTGGTGGAAAGCGTGCAGAAGGGCCTGAAGTCCCGTGGCTACCGGGGCCAGGGCCGGATCATGGTGGACAGCCAGCGCAGCGGCCAGAGCGAGCACGGCATCGCTCACTTCCACAACCTGATCGCCGTCGCCCACCTGGACCGTTGA
- a CDS encoding LysR substrate-binding domain-containing protein, translating to MNSLPNLEDLRVFVLVARRSSFAAVASEMGTSPAFVSKRIRLLEESLGVRLLHRTTRRVAVSEDGERVYRWAQTIFEAVERMTDEVSELHQEPRGQLRIVSSFGLGRRLVAPALSALSERYPVLDIRLDLFDRLVDLIEEGFDLDIRIGDNIAPNLIAKPLAENSRILCAAPSYLARHGEPGSLAELAGHDCLVIKERDHPFGVWRLHGPAGEENVKVTGPLSANNGEIVHQWAVDGRGIALRSWWDVGESLENGRLVQVLPEYRQPANIWAVYAAPLDTSAKIRVTVEFFRQYFRDHRGRS from the coding sequence GTGAATAGTCTGCCAAACCTGGAAGACCTCCGCGTCTTCGTCCTCGTCGCCCGCCGCTCCAGCTTCGCCGCCGTCGCCAGCGAGATGGGCACCTCCCCTGCCTTCGTCAGCAAACGCATCCGCCTGCTGGAGGAAAGCCTCGGCGTACGCCTGCTGCACCGCACCACCCGGCGTGTGGCCGTGAGTGAGGACGGCGAGCGGGTGTACCGCTGGGCGCAGACCATCTTCGAGGCGGTGGAACGGATGACCGATGAAGTCTCCGAGCTGCACCAGGAACCGCGCGGGCAGCTGCGTATCGTCAGCAGCTTCGGCCTGGGCCGGCGCCTGGTGGCCCCCGCGCTGTCGGCGCTGTCGGAACGTTATCCGGTGCTGGATATCCGCCTGGACCTGTTCGACCGGCTGGTGGACCTGATCGAGGAAGGCTTCGACCTGGACATCCGCATCGGCGACAACATCGCCCCCAACCTGATCGCCAAGCCGCTGGCCGAAAACAGCCGCATTCTCTGCGCCGCCCCCTCCTACCTGGCGCGCCACGGCGAACCCGGCAGCCTGGCGGAGCTGGCCGGGCACGACTGCCTGGTGATCAAGGAGCGCGACCACCCCTTCGGCGTCTGGCGTCTGCACGGACCGGCCGGAGAGGAAAACGTGAAGGTCACCGGCCCCTTGTCGGCCAACAACGGCGAGATCGTCCACCAGTGGGCCGTGGACGGACGCGGCATCGCCCTGCGCTCCTGGTGGGACGTGGGCGAAAGCCTGGAGAACGGACGCCTGGTACAGGTGCTGCCCGAGTATCGGCAGCCGGCGAACATCTGGGCGGTGTACGCCGCGCCTCTGGATACCTCGGCCAAGATCCGCGTGACGGTGGAATTCTTCCGCCAGTATTTCCGCGATCACCGGGGCCGTTCGTAA